A stretch of Eleutherodactylus coqui strain aEleCoq1 chromosome 2, aEleCoq1.hap1, whole genome shotgun sequence DNA encodes these proteins:
- the LOC136610388 gene encoding olfactory receptor 10A7-like — MGLHNLEAQLQQIWTDMLQDTIQNLYASMPTCITSRIQEDNLTAVTEFFLLGFQGSRCLRMFLFCSLFVVFGVTICGNLLIITLVSTSKSLHTPMYFYISQLSITDILLSTDIVPNMLHILLNNGAAIIFAGCMTQFYFFGVSETSECFLLTLMSYDRYVAICNPLHYTSIMTRDYCVKLTTACWLLVIFISVMIIYAPSTLTFCGPNIIDHFFCDLIPLLEIACSDIFIVQLQNSILSIPTLIIPIIIIVASYVHIISSILKIPSNISRQKAFSTCSSHLIVVSIFYCSLVVVYFFPTKGQSSTISKVLSLLYTVLSPLINPIIYSLRNKDIKKALQETIHKCLETDDSRRELDLVKKVKVNQLEA, encoded by the exons AtgggtttgcacaatctagaggctcagttacagcaaatatggactgatatgctgcaggataccatacagaacctgtatgcctccatgcccacctgtatcacatctcgcaTCCAA GAGGACAATCTGACTGCGGTCACCGAGTTTTTCCTCTTAGGCTTCCAAGGCAGCCGATGTTTAAGAATGTTCCTCTTCTGTTCTCTCTTTGTTGTCTTTGGGGTGACAATTTGTGGGAACCTCCTGATCATCACCCTGGTGTCCACCAGCAAGAGCCTCCACACCCCAATGTACTTCTACATCTCACAACTGTCCATCACCGACATCTTGCTGTCCACAGATATTGTCCCCAACATGCTCCACATTCTATTAAATAATGGGGCTGCTATTATTTTTGCTGGCTGTATGActcagttttatttttttggtgtCTCAGAAACATCTGAGTGTTTTCTTCTCACATTGATGTCTTATGACAGATATGTGGCCATCTGTAATCCCCTCCATTATACATCTATCATGACAAGGGATTATTGTGTGAAGTTGACCACCGCTTGCTGGTTGCTGGTCATTTTCATTTCAGTCATGATCATCTATGCTCCATCAACTTTAACATTTTGTGGACCAAATATAATTGACCATTTCTTTTGTGATCTTATTCCTCTACTAGAGATAGCTTGTTCGGATATCTTCATTGTACAACTTCAAAACTCCATTTTGAGCATTCCAACACTTATCATCCCGATCATAATAATTGTAGCGAGTTATGTTCATATTATATCTTCCATCTTAAAGATCCCATCCAATATCAGTAGACagaaagccttctccacctgtagCTCCCACCTCATTGTGGTCTCCATATTCTACTGCTCTTTGGTCGTTGTTTATTTCTTCCCAACAAAAGGACAATCATCAACCATCAGTAAAGTCCTATCACTGCTATATACTGTGTTATCTCCATTGATCAACCCCATTATATACAGTCTGAGAAATAAAGATATCAAAAAGGCTCTACAGGAAACGATTCATAAAT